In the genome of Haloprofundus halobius, the window TCCTCACCGGGGAGCCACGCATGGACGACCGCAGCGGCGTGATCGTCGGCCCACGTGATCGAGTGAGGTTTCCCGCTTACGACGACCACCACCAGCGGTGTGCCGGTCTCGTGGACGGCTTCGAGGAGTTCGTTCTGCACACCAGGCAGCGAGAGGTCGGTCACGTCCGCGCCCTCGCCGCTCGTCGGCAGGTACGGCTGGTCTGCGCGGGCGTCTACGTCGCCGGACAGCGCGAGCGCGGAACGGGCACCGACGCAGGCGACGACCACGTCGCTATCGCTGGCAACTGCGACGGCCTCGTCGATGTCGTCGGTCGAGGGGCCGCTGGTCGTACAGCCCTCCGTGTAGGTGACGGCGTCTCCCAGCCGTGACTCGAAGGCGTCCCTGACGGTCACGATGTCGCGGTTCGACTCCTCGTCAGGGTAGTGGGCGGCGTAGGCGTAGTCGCCCAGTTGTCCAGTCGGCGCGTCGGCCTTCGGGCCGATCAGCGCGACCGAATCGGACTGGGCGAGCGGGAGCGTCCCATCGTTTTTCAGCAGCGTCACGGACTCGCGAGCCATTCGCCGGGCGTACTCGCGGTTGGCGTCGGGACCGAACGCCGCGGCGGCCTCGTCGGGGTCCGCGCCGTGCTCCTCGAACAGCCCCTTCTCGAACTTCTGGCGGAGGACTCGCCGAACGGCGGTGTCAACGACCGCCTCGGAGATCCGCCCTTCCTCGACTGCCTCGACGAGCGTGTCGTAGCAATCGATCTTCGGCAACTCCACGTCGATCCCCGCCGAGAGCGCCTGGATCGCCGCCTCCTCGTCTGTCTCGGCGACGCCGTGTTCGGTGATGAGGTGGATCACGCTGAAGTAGTCGGAGACGACCGTGCCGTCGAAGTCCCACTCCTCGCGGAGGATCTCCGTCAGGAGTTCGCGATCGGCCGCACAGGGGACGCCGTCGATGTCGTGGTACGCGTTCATCAGCGATTCGACACCTTCCTCGCGGACGGCCACCTCGAAGGGGTAGAGGTGAACCTCACGTAGTTCTCGCTCCCCGACGTGGACCGTCGGTCGGTTCTTCCCGCCCTCACCGAGACCGTGGCCGGCGAAGTGCTTGACCGTCGCGGAGATACCTTCGCTCGGCTCGTCGCCCTGCAGTCCGCGGACGTACGCTGACGCCATCTCGGCGACCAGTTGGGGGTCCTCGCCGAAGGTCTCCTCGGTACGGCCCCAGCGCGGGTCCCGAGCGATGTCGAGCACCGGCGAGAGGGCGTGGGCGCTCCCTATGGCTAACAGTTGCTCGCGAATTCGCTCGGTCATTCCTTCGACGAGCTCCGGGTCCCACGTACTCGCCATCCCGATAGCCTGCGGATAGGTAGTTCCGTCCGGACCCATGTAACCGCTCAGGCACTCCTCGTGGGGGACGGCCGGGATCCCGAGTCTGGTCTCTTCGACGAGGATCGACTGGATCTCTTCGGTCACTTCGGCGGCGCGCTCGGGTTCGAGGCTCGGGCCGCCACCGATTCGGGTGACGTGCCCGACGCCGTCGGCGAATACCTCGCGGGCCAAGTCCGCGTCGAACGTGCCGTCGTCGATCAAGGCACCCCCCTCGGCGTTGAACCCACTGATAGAGGTCGGTGAGATAGAAGTGAGCTGAGCGACTTTCTCTGTCAGGGTCATCCGTTCGAGCAGATCGGCTACGCGTCGGTCCGTCGAGAGCGATGTATCGCGATACGGTACTGGCTCCTCAGCTGTCATGCGAGTACCAACGCTCGACAACACGTAAATGATTCGGCTTTTCGTATGGTTTGATGTACCACAGGGATACAGATGGAGTGTGAACGACGAGCGCGTGCCGCGGGAGGAGTATCCGCGGCCTCAGCTTCGACGAGAACAGTGGCGTAATTTGAACGGGCAGTGGGC includes:
- a CDS encoding glycoside hydrolase family 3 N-terminal domain-containing protein; translated protein: MTAEEPVPYRDTSLSTDRRVADLLERMTLTEKVAQLTSISPTSISGFNAEGGALIDDGTFDADLAREVFADGVGHVTRIGGGPSLEPERAAEVTEEIQSILVEETRLGIPAVPHEECLSGYMGPDGTTYPQAIGMASTWDPELVEGMTERIREQLLAIGSAHALSPVLDIARDPRWGRTEETFGEDPQLVAEMASAYVRGLQGDEPSEGISATVKHFAGHGLGEGGKNRPTVHVGERELREVHLYPFEVAVREEGVESLMNAYHDIDGVPCAADRELLTEILREEWDFDGTVVSDYFSVIHLITEHGVAETDEEAAIQALSAGIDVELPKIDCYDTLVEAVEEGRISEAVVDTAVRRVLRQKFEKGLFEEHGADPDEAAAAFGPDANREYARRMARESVTLLKNDGTLPLAQSDSVALIGPKADAPTGQLGDYAYAAHYPDEESNRDIVTVRDAFESRLGDAVTYTEGCTTSGPSTDDIDEAVAVASDSDVVVACVGARSALALSGDVDARADQPYLPTSGEGADVTDLSLPGVQNELLEAVHETGTPLVVVVVSGKPHSITWADDHAAAVVHAWLPGEEGGNGILDVLTGDHNPSGRLPISVPKSVGQLPVYYSRRPNSRDERHVYTDSDPLYSFGYGLSYTDFEYGDLELSETDVGPAGTITATVTVRNTGDRAGHEVVQLYVSEEEPSLVRPVQELVGFERIHLEPDESVRVAFDLSVTQLASHDRHLDLVVEPGPFEVRVGRAADAIEAAETVEVVGDRYEVPNTGRSYTTERSVERE